In the Setaria italica strain Yugu1 chromosome VI, Setaria_italica_v2.0, whole genome shotgun sequence genome, one interval contains:
- the LOC101755587 gene encoding fatty acid desaturase 4, chloroplastic, protein MYTLTPRCHLPPLRQSLPPCQAASTTTSPPPPLPSSSLSARSRADPDELRSTWPQRAWTLAGSAAILSSLSTSASLVAAGSGGSAAEPLAAALAAYSLADLATGVYHWFVDNYGDADTPVFGAQIAAFQGHHRYPSTITRREPCNNLHALARAAALALVPADAALSAASAPAAAHAFAGAFAACVVLSQQFHAWAHEKRRRLPPGVEALQAAGVLVSRAQHAAHHRQPYNTNYCIVSGMWNGVLDRYRVFEALEMVVFLRTGVRPRSWDETGASWMEVAGDDVAATAAAGDDGLLQTASSISSD, encoded by the coding sequence ATGTACACCCTCACCCCGCGCTGCCAcctcccgccgctccgccaGTCGCTGCCGCCGTGCCAGGCCgcctcgacgacgacgtcgccgccgccgccgctgccgtcatCATCACTGTCCGCCCGGTCGCGCGCCGATCCGGACGAGCTGCGGTCGACGTGGCCGCAGCGGGCGTGGACGCTGGCGGGCTCGGCCgccatcctctcctccctctccacgtccgcctccctcgtcgCCGCGGGCTCGGGGGGCTCCGCCGCCGAGCccctcgccgcggcgctggcCGCCTACTCCCTCGCCGACCTCGCCACGGGCGTCTACCACTGGTTTGTCGACAACTACGGCGACGCCGACACCCCCGTGTTCGGCGCCCAGATCGCCGCGTTCCAGGGCCACCACCGCTACCCGTCCACCATCACCCGCCGGGAGCCCTGCAACAACCTGCACGccctcgcgcgcgccgccgcgctcgcgctggtccccgccgacgccgcgctctccgccgcgtccgcgcccgcggcggcgcacgccTTCGCCGGCGCGTTCGCGGCCTGCGTCGTGCTCAGCCAGCAGTTCCACGCGTGGGCGCACGAGaagcgccgccggctgccgcccgGCGTCGAGGCGCTGCAGGCCGCCGGCGTGCTCGTGTCGCGGGCGCAGCACGCCGCGCACCACCGCCAGCCGTACAACACCAATTACTGCATCGTCAGCGGCATGTGGAACGGGGTGCTGGACAGGTACAGGGTGTTCGAGGCGCTCGAGATGGTTGTCTTCCTCCGCACCGGCGTCCGGCCGCGGTCGTGGGACGAAACGGGCGCCTCGTGGATGGAGGTCGCCGGAGACGATGTGgccgccacagccgccgccggcgacgatggCTTGTTGCAGACGGCGTCGAGCATCAGCTCTGACTGA
- the LOC101755994 gene encoding glucose-6-phosphate/phosphate translocator 2, chloroplastic — protein sequence MLPSVRLSPAPAAFSGSSLRSKSASIPSISSLKPSKYVVSSLRPLYLAPLDGPRTAELKAQRQPLEFRCAASAADDKESKAEVVPVQSEGAQKLKISIYFATWWALNVIFNIYNKKVLNAFPYPWLTSTLSLACGSAMMIFSWATRLVEAPKTDLDFWKVLFPVAVAHTIGHVAATVSMSKVAVSFTHIIKSAEPAFSVLVSRFILGETFPVPVYLSLLPIIGGCALAAVTELNFNMVGFMGAMISNLAFVFRNIFSKKGMKGKSVSGMNYYACLSIMSLVILTPFAIAMEGPQMWAAGWQKALAEVGPNVIWWIAAQSVFYHLYNQVSYMSLDQISPLTFSIGNTMKRISVIVSSIIIFHTPVRPVNALGAAIAILGTFLYSQAKA from the exons ATGTTACCTTCTGTGAGGCTCTCTCCTGCCCCTGCAGCTTTCTCAGGCTCCAGCCTACGCTCAAAATCAGCTTCAATTCCATCCATTTCCAGTCTCAAACCCTCAAAATATGTGGTCTCCTCCCTCAGACCACTCTACCTTGCACCGCTAGATGGTCCGCGCACTGCCGAGCTTAAGGCTCAGAGGCAGCCACTTGAATTCCGGTGCGCAGCTTCTGCTGCTGATGACAAGGAGTCCAAGGCTGAAGTGGTGCCAGTCCAGTCAGAAGGTGCACAGAAGCTAAAGATCTCCATCTATTTTGCGACCTGGTGGGCGCTGAATGTGATATTTAACATTTACAACAAGAAGGTTCTCAATGCTTTCCCATACCCCTGGCTCACCTCCACACTCTCCCTCGCCTGCGGCTCTGCGATGATGATTTTCTCATGGGCCACCCGTCTTGTTGAGGCTCCCAAGACCGACCTAGATTTCTGGAAAGTCCTTTTCCCG GTTGCTGTGGCACATACAATTGGCCATGTTGCTGCGACGGTGAGCATGTCTAAGGTGGCAGTATCATTCACGCACATAATTAAAAGTGCGGAACCTGCATTCAGTGTCTTGGTGTCGAGGTTCATCCTTGGGGAGACATTCCCAGTTCCAGTCTATCTCTCTCTTCTTCCAATCATTGGTGGTTGTGCTCTAGCTGCTGTCACAGAGCTGAACTTTAATATGGTTG GATTTATGGGTGCTATGATATCCAACCTTGCATTTGTTTTCCGCAACATCTTCTCGAAGAAGGGCATGAAGGGGAAGTCTGTCAGTGGCATGAATTACTATGCTTGCCTGTCAATAATGTCCCTTGTCATACTAACTCCATTTGCTATTGCTATGGAAGGCCCCCAAATGTGGGCTGCTGGTTGGCAAAAGGCTCTTGCGGAAGTTGGCCCAAATGTTATCTG GTGGATTGCTGCTCAGAGCGTGTTCTACCACTTGTATAACCAGGTGTCTTACATGTCTCTGGATCAGATTTCTCCATTGACGTTTAGCATTGGCAATACAATGAAGCGCATATCAGTGATTGTTTCGTCAATCATCATCTTCCACACACCTGTCCGCCCTGTCAATGCGCTAGGAGCTGCCATTGCCATCCTTGGCACATTCCTGTACTCTCAG GCAAAGGCATGA